In Prunus dulcis chromosome 1, ALMONDv2, whole genome shotgun sequence, the following are encoded in one genomic region:
- the LOC117635254 gene encoding ribulose bisphosphate carboxylase small chain clone 512-like: MSSAIFNAPVAASGYVGLSTNPPKIFPVKDSIGWTKKTVSNGSRTHCMKVWNPINNKKFETLSYLPPLSDDSIAKEIDYMLKKGWIPCLEFDEIGHIYRENSTMPGYYDGRYWTLWKLPMFGCTDPSLVLNEIYQCKTAYPNAYIRCMAFDNINQGQCMAFIIQKPAAATATITTNA; encoded by the exons ATGTCTTCTGCAATCTTCAATGCTCCGGTTGCTGCATCCGGCTACGTTGGCCTGTCAACCAACCCTCCGAAAATTTTCCCGGTTAAAGATTCGATTGGATGGACCAAGAAAACCGTCTCCAATGGTTCAAGAACTCACTGCATGAAG GTATGGAACCCAATCAACAACAAGAAGTTTGAGACACTGTCCTACCTTCCACCactctctgatgattcaattGCAAAGGAGATTGACTACATGCTCAAGAAAGGATGGATCCCTTGCCTCGAATTCGATGAG ATCGGGCATATTTACAGGGAGAATAGCACGATGCCAGGCTACTACGATGGGAGATACTGGACATTGTGGAAGCTGCCCATGTTTGGTTGCACTGACCCGTCTCTGGTGCTCAATGAAATCTACCAGTGCAAAACAGCTTACCCAAATGCTTATATACGCTGTATGGCATTTGACAACATCAACCAGGGTCAGTGTATGGCCTTTATCATTCAAAAGCCAGCcgccgccaccgccaccatcaccaccaacgCTTAA
- the LOC117635245 gene encoding pentatricopeptide repeat-containing protein At5g66520-like, translated as MSSRVFSKSVTGPPYLLLLQRCSSLNELKQIHAQIVTTGLARFTFIASKLLAFSALSEYGNLHYAETLLYQITRPNIFDCNSMIMGFLKRSESEKGLSIYTKMRRMGTEPNARTFTFLVKACVGVSLLGQLHGQIMKFGHGCDVYVISSLISMYCKCEAVEFARRVFEESLDKNLACWTSLISGYCSNGLVHEARDLFDAMPERNDVSYSAMVSGYVWNACFNEAIDLFRESKSHVRLKESLLVSVLNACASVGAFEEGKWINLFLNENGIEYGLELGTALIDFYAKCGCIEDAQEVFSMMPSKDVTTWSAMIMGFAINGENDMGLALFAEMEKKGPKPNAVTFVGVLTACNHKTLVNEAWRLLGRMSKVYGIAPGIEHYGCMVDLLARAGHVKDAEILIGSMAMKPDGGIWGSLLNGCLIHGHAELGYRVGKLLIELEPQHSGRYVLLANMYAEMGNWEDATRVRKMMKDREVVTSSAWSFIEIDGVVHKFVADDKSHSHSRKIHKTLNQLRRDLEGFSIGSDASLL; from the coding sequence ATGAGCAGCAGAGTCTTCTCTAAATCAGTCACAGGCCCTCCATATCTTCTCCTACTACAAAGATGTTCAAGCTTGAACGAACTTAAGCAAATCCATGCCCAAATAGTCACCACCGGTCTTGCTCGTTTCACATTCATTGCCAGCAAGCTCTTAGCCTTCTCCGCACTATCAGAATATGGCAATCTGCACTACGCTGAGACACTATTATACCAAATTACCAGACCCAACATCTTTGATTGCAATTCCATGATTATGGGTTTCTTGAAACGCTCAGAATCTGAAAAGGGTCTCTCCATTTACACCAAAATGAGAAGGATGGGCACTGAGCCGAATGCTCGTACTTTCACTTTTTTAGTTAAAGCATGTGTTGGCGTATCTTTGCTTGGTCAGCTACATGGTCAGATAATGAAGTTTGGACACGGTTGTGATGTTTATGTTATTAGCTCACTTATTAGTATGTACTGCAAATGTGAAGCTGTGGAATTTGCTCGTAGAGTGTTTGAGGAAAGTTTGGATAAGAATTTGGCTTGTTGGACTAGCCTTATTAGTGGTTATTGTAGTAATGGGTTGGTTCATGAGGCTCGCGATTTGTTTGATGCAATGCCAGAGAGAAACGATGTTTCTTATAGcgcaatggtttctgggtaTGTTTGGAATGCTTGTTTCAATGAAGCTATTGACCTGTTTCGTGAATCGAAGAGTCATGTCAGGCTCAAAGAGTCTCTTTTGGTCAGTGTTCTTAATGCTTGCGCGTCTGTGGGCGCATTCGAAGAAGGGAAATggattaatttgtttttgaatgAAAACGGTATCGAGTATGGACTTGAGCTTGGTACCGCACTAATAGATTTTTATGCAAAATGTGGATGCATTGAAGATGCACAAGAAGTGTTCAGTATGATGCCTAGTAAAGATGTGACTACTTGGAGTGCTATGATCATGGGATTTGCTATCAATGGGGAGAATGATATGGGGCTTGCACTTTTTgcagaaatggaaaagaaGGGACCTAAACCAAATGCTGTGACATTTGTTGGAGTTCTCACTGCATGCAATCACAAAACTCTGGTAAATGAAGCATGGCGCTTGTTGGGACGCATGAGTAAAGTTTATGGTATTGCCCCAGGGATTGAGCACTATGGGTGCATGGTTGATCTCTTGGCACGCGCCGGACATGTGAAGGATGCAGAAATATTGATAGGAAGTATGGCAATGAAACCGGACGGAGGGATATGGGGTTCTTTGCTTAATGGCTGTCTGATTCATGGCCATGCTGAGTTAGGGTATAGGGTGGGGAAGCTTCTGATTGAGTTAGAACCTCAACATAGTGGAAGGTATGTTCTTCTGGCCAACATGTATGCCGAAATGGGAAACTGGGAGGATGCAACGAGGGTCAGGAAAATGATGAAGGATAGAGAAGTAGTTACAAGTTCTGCTTGGAGCTTCATCGAGATTGATGGTGTTGTCCATAAATTTGTAGCTGACGATAAGTCTCATTCTCATTCCAGAAAGATACACAAAACTTTAAACCAACTCAGAAGGGATCTTGAAGGCTTTTCAATTGGTAGTGATGCATCGTTGCTTTAA
- the LOC117631984 gene encoding VIN3-like protein 2 isoform X2, giving the protein MGKERKYTGLTKVKIIEHLLKVVSERKPGGNEVSTDLKPQSSDAPGQRTAKRQRKTENPSRLPVPENSISINSSGSDLAITTFCKNSACRATLNREGAFCKRCSCCICYQFDDNKDPSLWLVCSSEPPFQGNSCGMSCHLECALKRESCGIGKEGRRRGLDGSFYCVSCGKVNDLLGSWRKQLVMAKDTRRVDILCYRIFLSHKLLRGTEKYQKLYEIVDEAVKKLQAEVGPLTGLPLKMGRGIVNRLSSGPEIQKLCAFAVESLDSMLSNAMFHPLPKPTRQDPSLIAPDMVRFENVHATSLTVVLGSEYPPLENIAGYKLWHCKADDMNYPAEPTCTLFAPKMRFVVTGLIPATEYCFKVTSFHGTRHLGMCEVRLSTSTAGDEVPNCSVTERSQSPATNCSSLSNPSSVEDETNNAIPYGDQADNRADNYLTYCKDTDKTVSANISNDAINCNSMGGRPTADAISLLDEEQANGMVGSVSNSDVLKRECKQSTEGQIIEDISTDNGSNSPVRTGMECVPFVGSSEAGLPITPCKIETLKDGLGRNEKSNSSSKDLKNGTGKEVEPQDGSTSKKRSGERQDEECVANGVSNRDFEYYVKVIRWLECEGHIEQNFRQKFLTWYSLRATPQEVRIVRVFVDTFIEDPASLAGQLVDTFSESISCKKSSVVPNGFCMKLWH; this is encoded by the exons ATggggaaagaaaggaaatataCTGGCTtgacaaaagtgaaaataataGAGCACCTTCTGAAAGTTGTGTCTGAAAGGAAACCAGGGGGAAATGAGGTTTCTACAGACCTTAAACCACAATCATCTGATGCACCTGGCCAAAGAACTGCCAAAAGGCAGAGGAAAACTGAGAATCCATCTCGACTACCTGTTCCAGAAAACAGTATTTCAATCAATAGTAGTGGGAGTGACTTAGCTATTACTACGTTCTGCAAAAACTCAGCTTGCAGAGCTACCTTAAATCGAGAAGGTGCATTTTGCAAGAGGTGTTCATGTTGCATCTGCTATCAGTTTGATGACAACAAGGACCCGAGCCTTTGGTTGGTTTGCAGCTCAGAGCCGCCATTCCAGGGTAATTCGTGTGGCATGTCTTGCCACCTTGAGTGCGCTTTAAAACGTGAAAGTTGTGGTATTGGCAAAGAGGGAAGACGCAGGGGACTTGATGGGAGCTTTTACTGTGTATCTTGCGGCAAAGTGAATGATTTGCTCGG ATCCTGGAGGAAACAACTAGTGATGGCAAAGGATACCAGACGAGTGGACATACTGTGCTATCGTATCTTCTTGAGTCATAAGCTTCTCAGAGGGACTGAAAAGTATCAAAAACTTTATGAGATTGTGGATGAAGCTGTGAAGAAGCTTCAAGCTGAAGTGGGTCCATTAACAGGCTTACCATTAAAGATGGGTCGGGGTATTGTTAACAGGCTTTCTTCTGGACCAGAGATTCAGAAACTTTGTGCATTTGCTGTGGAGTCACTGGATTCAATGCTTTCCAATGCAATGTTTCATCCATTGCCCAAGCCTACAAGACAAG ATCCAAGTTTGATTGCTCCAGACATGGTTAGATTTGAGAATGTCCATGCTACATCCCTCACTGTGGTTTTGGGTTCCGAATATCCTCCCCTAGAGAATATAGCAGGTTACAAGTTATGGCACTGTAAGGCTGATGATATGAATTATCCAGCGGAACCCACATGCACGCTGTTTGCACCGAAGATGCGGTTTGTTGTGACTGGACTAATTCCAGCTACAGAGTACTGTTTCAAAGTCACTTCGTTTCATGGTACAAGACATTTGGGCATGTGTGAAGTTCGGCTCTCCACAAGTACTGCTGGAGATGAAGTCCCTAATTGTTCAGTGACAGAGAGAAGTCAGAGCCCAGCTACCAACTGTAGCAGCCTTTCTAATCCTTCTTCAGTGGAAGATGAAACTAATAATGCTATTCCATATGGTGATCAGGCTGATAACCGAGCAGACAATTATCTTACTTATTGCAAGGACACTGACAAAACTGTTTCTGCCAATATATCAAATGATGCTATCAACTGCAATAGCATGGGCGGAAGACCTACAGCAGATGCAATTTCTTTGTTGGATGAGGAACAAGCCAATGGGATGGTTGGCTCTGTATCTAATTCGGATGTCCTAAAACGTGAGTGCAAGCAATCAACAGAGGGCCAAATCATCGAAGACATCAGCACTGATAATGGATCAAATTCCCCTGTTCGAACTGGAATGGAATGTGTACCATTTGTTGGTAGCTCCGAGGCTGGCTTGCCGATCACTCCTTGCAAAATCGAAACACTCAAAGATGGGCTAGGAAGGAATGAAAAATCCAATTCCAGTAGCAAGGATTTAAAAAATGGGACTGGGAAAGAAGTGGAGCCCCAAGATGGCAGCACATCGAAGAAGAGAAGTGGGGAAAGGCAAGATGAGGAGTGTGTGGCAAATGGTGTTTCAAATAGGGACTTTGAGTATTATGTGAAGGTTATCAGATGGTTAGAGTGTGAGGGACATATCGAGCAGAACTTCCGGCAGAAATTTCTGACTTGGTATAGTTTGAGAGCTACCCCTCAGGAGGTAAGGATTGTGAGAGTGTTTGTAGATACCTTTATTGAAGATCCTGCATCTCTTGCAGGGCAACTTGTTGACACCTTTTCTGAAAGTATTTCATGTAAGAAATCATCTGTTGTGCCAAATGGGTTCTGCATGAAGCTTTGGCATTGA
- the LOC117631984 gene encoding VIN3-like protein 2 isoform X1: MATDSSSDGLALDQSKSSKLSVEKKRELVYEISKWSHGACELLQSWSRQEILQILCAEMGKERKYTGLTKVKIIEHLLKVVSERKPGGNEVSTDLKPQSSDAPGQRTAKRQRKTENPSRLPVPENSISINSSGSDLAITTFCKNSACRATLNREGAFCKRCSCCICYQFDDNKDPSLWLVCSSEPPFQGNSCGMSCHLECALKRESCGIGKEGRRRGLDGSFYCVSCGKVNDLLGSWRKQLVMAKDTRRVDILCYRIFLSHKLLRGTEKYQKLYEIVDEAVKKLQAEVGPLTGLPLKMGRGIVNRLSSGPEIQKLCAFAVESLDSMLSNAMFHPLPKPTRQDPSLIAPDMVRFENVHATSLTVVLGSEYPPLENIAGYKLWHCKADDMNYPAEPTCTLFAPKMRFVVTGLIPATEYCFKVTSFHGTRHLGMCEVRLSTSTAGDEVPNCSVTERSQSPATNCSSLSNPSSVEDETNNAIPYGDQADNRADNYLTYCKDTDKTVSANISNDAINCNSMGGRPTADAISLLDEEQANGMVGSVSNSDVLKRECKQSTEGQIIEDISTDNGSNSPVRTGMECVPFVGSSEAGLPITPCKIETLKDGLGRNEKSNSSSKDLKNGTGKEVEPQDGSTSKKRSGERQDEECVANGVSNRDFEYYVKVIRWLECEGHIEQNFRQKFLTWYSLRATPQEVRIVRVFVDTFIEDPASLAGQLVDTFSESISCKKSSVVPNGFCMKLWH, encoded by the exons GACTTGCACTTGATCAGTCAAAAAGCAGTAAGTTAAGTgtggagaaaaagagagagctTGTATATGAAATATCGAAGTGGTCACACGGTGCCTGTGAATTGCTACAGTCATGGAGCCGTCAGGAGATTTTACAGATCCTATGTGCAGAAATggggaaagaaaggaaatataCTGGCTtgacaaaagtgaaaataataGAGCACCTTCTGAAAGTTGTGTCTGAAAGGAAACCAGGGGGAAATGAGGTTTCTACAGACCTTAAACCACAATCATCTGATGCACCTGGCCAAAGAACTGCCAAAAGGCAGAGGAAAACTGAGAATCCATCTCGACTACCTGTTCCAGAAAACAGTATTTCAATCAATAGTAGTGGGAGTGACTTAGCTATTACTACGTTCTGCAAAAACTCAGCTTGCAGAGCTACCTTAAATCGAGAAGGTGCATTTTGCAAGAGGTGTTCATGTTGCATCTGCTATCAGTTTGATGACAACAAGGACCCGAGCCTTTGGTTGGTTTGCAGCTCAGAGCCGCCATTCCAGGGTAATTCGTGTGGCATGTCTTGCCACCTTGAGTGCGCTTTAAAACGTGAAAGTTGTGGTATTGGCAAAGAGGGAAGACGCAGGGGACTTGATGGGAGCTTTTACTGTGTATCTTGCGGCAAAGTGAATGATTTGCTCGG ATCCTGGAGGAAACAACTAGTGATGGCAAAGGATACCAGACGAGTGGACATACTGTGCTATCGTATCTTCTTGAGTCATAAGCTTCTCAGAGGGACTGAAAAGTATCAAAAACTTTATGAGATTGTGGATGAAGCTGTGAAGAAGCTTCAAGCTGAAGTGGGTCCATTAACAGGCTTACCATTAAAGATGGGTCGGGGTATTGTTAACAGGCTTTCTTCTGGACCAGAGATTCAGAAACTTTGTGCATTTGCTGTGGAGTCACTGGATTCAATGCTTTCCAATGCAATGTTTCATCCATTGCCCAAGCCTACAAGACAAG ATCCAAGTTTGATTGCTCCAGACATGGTTAGATTTGAGAATGTCCATGCTACATCCCTCACTGTGGTTTTGGGTTCCGAATATCCTCCCCTAGAGAATATAGCAGGTTACAAGTTATGGCACTGTAAGGCTGATGATATGAATTATCCAGCGGAACCCACATGCACGCTGTTTGCACCGAAGATGCGGTTTGTTGTGACTGGACTAATTCCAGCTACAGAGTACTGTTTCAAAGTCACTTCGTTTCATGGTACAAGACATTTGGGCATGTGTGAAGTTCGGCTCTCCACAAGTACTGCTGGAGATGAAGTCCCTAATTGTTCAGTGACAGAGAGAAGTCAGAGCCCAGCTACCAACTGTAGCAGCCTTTCTAATCCTTCTTCAGTGGAAGATGAAACTAATAATGCTATTCCATATGGTGATCAGGCTGATAACCGAGCAGACAATTATCTTACTTATTGCAAGGACACTGACAAAACTGTTTCTGCCAATATATCAAATGATGCTATCAACTGCAATAGCATGGGCGGAAGACCTACAGCAGATGCAATTTCTTTGTTGGATGAGGAACAAGCCAATGGGATGGTTGGCTCTGTATCTAATTCGGATGTCCTAAAACGTGAGTGCAAGCAATCAACAGAGGGCCAAATCATCGAAGACATCAGCACTGATAATGGATCAAATTCCCCTGTTCGAACTGGAATGGAATGTGTACCATTTGTTGGTAGCTCCGAGGCTGGCTTGCCGATCACTCCTTGCAAAATCGAAACACTCAAAGATGGGCTAGGAAGGAATGAAAAATCCAATTCCAGTAGCAAGGATTTAAAAAATGGGACTGGGAAAGAAGTGGAGCCCCAAGATGGCAGCACATCGAAGAAGAGAAGTGGGGAAAGGCAAGATGAGGAGTGTGTGGCAAATGGTGTTTCAAATAGGGACTTTGAGTATTATGTGAAGGTTATCAGATGGTTAGAGTGTGAGGGACATATCGAGCAGAACTTCCGGCAGAAATTTCTGACTTGGTATAGTTTGAGAGCTACCCCTCAGGAGGTAAGGATTGTGAGAGTGTTTGTAGATACCTTTATTGAAGATCCTGCATCTCTTGCAGGGCAACTTGTTGACACCTTTTCTGAAAGTATTTCATGTAAGAAATCATCTGTTGTGCCAAATGGGTTCTGCATGAAGCTTTGGCATTGA